The Akkermansia muciniphila genome contains a region encoding:
- a CDS encoding glycosyltransferase has translation MSTTLKKIYVNGFPSLYGGAGTELHHQIMVWLHMGIDVHIIPTNGGFENEALYLEMIRLGVHIHAPNDWTVLQEGDAIIGFCNGEFLENMPAIRRRTKRTIFVNCMTWLFNKEKELMKQGLIAMFLYQNEEVRQKNMPLLKRCNDDPSIVFMTFKPYFHNESFPFIEERTQEYFGCGRISRQDADKFAANTLHIYEYFVAPVFKRGLFLGFDQRSREKIGEPYGWIRTARDQREVSQQDFYKHCQIVLQPTDTTENWPRVGFESMASGSVLVVDNRGGWRQMVEHGKTGWLCDHERDFIYYASKMAYEPGLRSDMAHAARERGLELGGLEASVASWEEVFEAVEKLPG, from the coding sequence ATGAGTACCACCTTGAAAAAGATCTATGTCAACGGGTTCCCCAGCCTTTACGGAGGAGCGGGAACCGAACTCCACCACCAGATCATGGTCTGGCTCCACATGGGCATTGACGTCCACATCATCCCCACCAACGGCGGATTTGAAAATGAAGCCCTTTATCTGGAAATGATCCGTCTGGGCGTCCATATCCACGCCCCCAACGACTGGACCGTTCTGCAGGAAGGGGATGCTATCATCGGGTTCTGTAACGGGGAATTCCTGGAAAACATGCCCGCCATTCGCCGGCGCACCAAACGCACCATCTTTGTCAACTGCATGACCTGGCTCTTTAACAAGGAAAAGGAACTCATGAAGCAGGGGCTCATTGCCATGTTCCTTTACCAGAATGAGGAAGTCAGGCAGAAAAACATGCCCCTGCTCAAGCGCTGCAATGACGATCCTTCCATCGTTTTTATGACTTTCAAGCCCTATTTTCATAACGAATCCTTCCCCTTTATTGAGGAGAGGACGCAGGAATACTTCGGCTGCGGGCGTATCTCGCGCCAGGATGCGGACAAATTTGCGGCCAATACGCTCCACATCTATGAGTATTTCGTAGCCCCCGTCTTTAAGCGCGGCCTCTTTCTGGGTTTTGACCAGAGAAGCCGGGAGAAGATCGGAGAGCCCTACGGCTGGATACGCACGGCCCGCGATCAGAGAGAGGTAAGCCAGCAGGACTTCTACAAGCATTGCCAGATCGTACTTCAGCCGACGGACACGACGGAAAACTGGCCGCGTGTAGGCTTTGAATCCATGGCCAGCGGAAGCGTACTGGTGGTGGATAACCGTGGAGGCTGGAGGCAGATGGTGGAGCACGGCAAAACCGGGTGGCTGTGCGACCATGAAAGGGACTTCATCTACTACGCCAGTAAAATGGCCTACGAGCCCGGCCTGAGGTCGGACATGGCCCATGCCGCTCGGGAACGGGGGCTGGAGCTTGGTGGCCTGGAAGCGTCTGTCGCCAGCTGGGAGGAAGTCTTTGAAGCGGTGGAAAAATTGCCGGGCTAG
- a CDS encoding alpha-1,2-fucosyltransferase — translation MVDKREAVRTTWLSHPADGIECVFFVGDNRAPEGEEGDTVGLDAADGYNELPGKVKSFFRHALEHYEFDWLFKCDDDTYLELSRLASLIDEDYDLIGDALVSFRNSPSGGAGYLLKRSMVEKLVDAPGFAECGAEDVIVGELVGKLGGRLKSTKRLYMSNVYYPEMNNDMVTAHWCSPTIMQAIYSFNYRIPSTVCDVAHLHWKGEMLFYSNGAFRRRDTSCYGWWSIGSKGELTLKWQMWPMEQLLLEGERYIGSETEICQRPDMPSLARLWAERRLSSGNVEIMDQSPLLYIHLGCGTRRLNGWLNLDAPNYDITRPLPWKDGSVDAFYLEHVIGSVTAAQACRFFTEAFRSLKPGGILRLSFRDVRLMCGMMTPAFRQYMKDRGKGNPVPGNDLCTFMEVYRQQSLWSADFLSYVLEELGFQVSQHAPGISRHLHLQCLERRADRDEHPFDLLGTVCLDAVKPEGAASGALLSMRRTSVPVSPDYVTTQFMPGSRTGNHLFQIAAAYAHALRTGVECRIPWRHGSETWELMAYLGEACSLCPDGGYTDPVTYREPAFSYRPIPHTVRRGALRGYFQSERYFNDVAEEVRSLFAPLISPVQEGSAGVHIRMGDYLGHADMYRTPDVPFLDEALRRLSGNIRKLVIFSDSPDLARKLMERVPEAKRFEIIMDAHGTLDALRELTSMQELILSCSSFSWWGAWLGGQQRVFIQKQWFAGKIEDEQDIFCPQWIKL, via the coding sequence ATGGTTGATAAGCGTGAGGCAGTGCGCACTACGTGGCTCTCCCATCCTGCGGACGGCATCGAATGCGTGTTCTTTGTGGGTGATAACCGGGCCCCGGAGGGGGAGGAAGGGGACACGGTGGGGCTTGACGCGGCTGATGGCTACAACGAACTGCCCGGAAAGGTGAAATCCTTCTTTCGTCATGCGCTGGAGCACTACGAATTCGACTGGCTCTTCAAATGTGATGACGACACATATTTGGAACTGAGCCGGTTGGCATCGTTAATCGATGAAGACTACGATCTGATCGGGGATGCTCTGGTTTCCTTTCGCAACTCGCCCAGCGGAGGGGCTGGTTACCTGCTGAAGCGCAGCATGGTGGAAAAGCTGGTGGATGCGCCGGGTTTTGCGGAATGCGGGGCGGAGGATGTGATTGTAGGTGAACTGGTAGGCAAGCTGGGGGGCAGGCTGAAGTCCACCAAACGGCTTTACATGTCCAATGTTTATTATCCGGAAATGAATAACGACATGGTAACGGCTCACTGGTGCTCTCCCACCATCATGCAAGCCATTTATTCTTTCAATTACAGAATTCCCTCCACCGTGTGTGATGTTGCACATCTTCACTGGAAAGGGGAGATGCTGTTTTACTCCAATGGGGCATTCAGAAGGAGGGATACTTCCTGCTATGGCTGGTGGAGCATCGGCTCCAAAGGGGAACTGACGCTGAAATGGCAGATGTGGCCTATGGAGCAGCTCCTTTTGGAAGGAGAGCGGTACATCGGATCGGAAACGGAGATATGCCAGAGGCCGGACATGCCGTCCCTGGCCCGGTTATGGGCTGAACGCCGTCTTTCTTCCGGCAATGTGGAAATCATGGACCAGTCCCCCCTCCTGTACATTCACTTGGGATGCGGCACCCGGAGATTGAATGGCTGGTTGAATCTGGACGCCCCCAATTATGACATCACCAGGCCGCTCCCGTGGAAGGACGGTTCCGTGGATGCCTTTTATCTGGAACACGTCATTGGCTCGGTAACGGCTGCACAGGCCTGCCGGTTTTTCACGGAGGCCTTCCGTTCTCTGAAACCCGGGGGAATTTTACGTCTGAGTTTTCGGGACGTGCGCCTGATGTGCGGGATGATGACGCCCGCGTTCAGGCAGTACATGAAGGACCGGGGGAAGGGAAATCCGGTTCCGGGGAATGATTTATGTACATTTATGGAAGTTTACAGGCAACAATCCCTGTGGTCTGCCGATTTTCTGAGTTATGTTCTGGAGGAGTTGGGATTCCAGGTTTCCCAGCACGCTCCGGGTATTTCCCGCCATTTGCATCTTCAATGCCTGGAAAGACGTGCTGACAGGGATGAACATCCCTTTGACCTGCTGGGCACCGTCTGCCTGGATGCCGTAAAACCGGAAGGAGCCGCTTCCGGTGCGCTTTTATCCATGCGTCGTACCTCTGTGCCCGTATCTCCTGATTACGTCACTACGCAGTTCATGCCCGGATCGCGTACGGGCAACCATCTGTTCCAGATAGCTGCCGCTTATGCGCATGCCCTCCGGACAGGGGTGGAATGCCGTATCCCCTGGAGGCACGGTTCTGAAACCTGGGAATTGATGGCTTATTTGGGGGAGGCTTGCTCCCTGTGTCCGGACGGCGGGTATACTGATCCCGTGACATACAGGGAACCCGCATTTTCCTATCGCCCCATTCCGCACACGGTTCGCCGTGGCGCCCTGAGAGGATATTTCCAGAGCGAGCGGTATTTTAATGATGTTGCGGAAGAAGTCCGTTCTCTGTTTGCTCCTCTCATTTCTCCTGTTCAGGAGGGCTCCGCGGGCGTCCATATAAGGATGGGGGACTATCTTGGCCATGCAGACATGTACCGCACGCCGGATGTTCCTTTCCTTGATGAAGCCTTACGCAGGCTTTCCGGCAACATCAGGAAGCTGGTCATCTTTTCGGATTCTCCGGATTTGGCCCGGAAATTAATGGAGAGGGTTCCGGAAGCAAAACGTTTTGAAATAATCATGGATGCGCATGGGACGCTGGACGCCCTCCGGGAGTTGACGTCCATGCAGGAACTCATCCTTTCCTGTTCCTCCTTTTCCTGGTGGGGGGCCTGGCTGGGAGGGCAGCAGAGGGTTTTTATTCAAAAACAATGGTTTGCCGGAAAAATTGAGGATGAGCAGGACATCTTCTGCCCGCAATGGATTAAACTTTAA
- the cobM gene encoding precorrin-4 C(11)-methyltransferase, with protein sequence MNTTRFPIHFIGAGPGAEDLITERGAALLKEADVVVYAGSLVNPGHLKRCRSEAELHDSAKMNLEEQVEVMARGVLEGKKVVRLHTGDPSMYGAIAEQFDLLDKKGIESIVVPGVSSVFAAAAALRTELTYPGIAQSLVLTRTPGRTPMPSGEACEAFAKTGATLAFFLSAGKLDELAARLISAGKSPDTAAAVVYRATWPDEKIIRGTLSTIAAETARAGIGRQALILVGDAIGAHDCGQSLLYHGQFSHGYRNEKEDERFNGSCAFYAFTAKGARKAVEISQSLGKTVIYSVGRSGEEEGVNRVAPEDFDQLLAWLWNQFDAHVFVGAAGIAVRKTAPLLRDKATDPAVVSCSESGSHLIPLLSGHLGGGNRLARRLARISGGEAVITTATDTRGITAFDEAAAREQACVLNPDAIKTLNAALLAGDSILFHGPQEIYERYWKECPQVIPAEMEGKEATETPDVPAVYWDVTAPETVGKAPALSIRSASFVLGIGCKKGTDPELLKQSAEEFLHRQGLSRSRLKALASCTLKEQEPAILALAEQWGAPFQVFTPDELNQVDIPTPSDAVFEKTGTHSVSEASAILASGGTLKTPKTVCNGSITLALAACPHGSRNTERQGTGNVIVIGLGSGAPGQLTPEAAAAIDRCGCIAGYTRYLDFIRERIHGKRMIQTGMMGEVPRCMAALEAALAGENVCMVCSGDPGILAMAGLLYELRKENERFSTVGIDVLPGITAANISASALGAPLQNGFCLLSLSDLLVPAEEIRANLEQSAGTALPVVLYNPAGRKRRHLLEEALDIFRNKRGGQTLCAYVKHAGRPAQQKWVGTLAEFPLEDVDMSTLVLLGGPRTIRDGGVLFERRGYADKYGIS encoded by the coding sequence ATGAACACCACCCGTTTTCCCATCCATTTCATAGGAGCCGGCCCCGGGGCCGAAGACCTGATTACCGAACGAGGGGCCGCCCTCCTGAAGGAGGCGGACGTGGTCGTCTACGCCGGGTCCCTGGTCAATCCGGGCCATCTCAAACGCTGCCGCTCGGAAGCGGAACTGCACGACAGCGCCAAAATGAACCTGGAGGAACAGGTGGAGGTCATGGCACGGGGGGTATTGGAAGGAAAGAAGGTGGTGCGCCTCCACACGGGGGACCCGTCCATGTACGGAGCCATCGCGGAGCAATTCGACCTGCTTGACAAAAAGGGCATTGAATCCATCGTGGTGCCGGGGGTCAGCAGCGTTTTTGCCGCCGCCGCGGCCCTGCGCACGGAACTGACTTATCCGGGAATTGCCCAGAGCCTGGTGCTGACGCGCACCCCGGGCAGAACGCCCATGCCCTCCGGGGAAGCCTGCGAGGCCTTTGCCAAAACGGGCGCCACGCTGGCGTTCTTCCTCAGCGCGGGGAAGCTGGACGAACTGGCCGCACGGCTTATCTCCGCCGGGAAGTCTCCCGACACGGCGGCGGCAGTGGTGTACCGCGCCACCTGGCCGGATGAAAAAATCATCCGCGGCACGCTGTCCACCATTGCGGCTGAAACGGCACGCGCGGGCATCGGCAGGCAGGCCCTGATTCTGGTGGGTGACGCCATCGGCGCGCATGACTGCGGGCAGTCCCTGCTCTACCACGGCCAGTTCAGCCACGGCTACCGGAATGAGAAGGAAGATGAACGGTTCAACGGAAGCTGCGCCTTTTACGCCTTCACGGCCAAGGGCGCCCGGAAGGCAGTGGAAATATCCCAGTCCCTGGGGAAAACCGTCATTTACTCCGTAGGCAGGAGTGGGGAGGAAGAAGGCGTGAACCGGGTGGCGCCGGAAGATTTTGACCAGCTTCTGGCCTGGCTGTGGAACCAGTTTGACGCCCATGTCTTTGTGGGGGCCGCGGGCATCGCCGTCAGGAAAACCGCCCCCCTGCTCCGGGACAAGGCCACGGACCCGGCGGTGGTTTCCTGCTCGGAATCCGGCTCCCACCTCATTCCCCTGCTCTCCGGGCACCTGGGCGGCGGCAACCGACTGGCGCGCAGGCTGGCCCGCATCAGCGGAGGGGAAGCCGTCATCACTACCGCCACGGATACGCGGGGAATAACCGCCTTTGACGAAGCGGCGGCCAGGGAACAAGCCTGCGTTCTGAATCCGGACGCCATTAAAACCCTGAACGCCGCCCTGCTGGCCGGAGACTCCATCCTCTTCCATGGTCCGCAGGAAATTTATGAACGGTACTGGAAGGAATGCCCCCAGGTCATCCCGGCGGAAATGGAAGGAAAGGAGGCCACGGAAACGCCGGATGTTCCCGCCGTGTACTGGGACGTGACCGCGCCGGAGACCGTGGGGAAAGCTCCCGCCCTGTCCATCCGGTCCGCCTCCTTCGTGCTCGGAATAGGCTGTAAAAAAGGGACGGACCCTGAATTGCTGAAGCAAAGCGCGGAGGAATTCCTGCACCGGCAGGGACTTTCCCGGTCCCGGCTGAAAGCCCTGGCCTCCTGTACCCTGAAGGAGCAGGAACCGGCCATCCTGGCCCTGGCCGAGCAATGGGGAGCGCCGTTCCAAGTCTTTACGCCCGACGAGCTGAACCAGGTGGACATCCCCACGCCGTCAGACGCCGTCTTTGAAAAAACGGGCACGCACTCCGTTTCCGAAGCCTCCGCCATCCTGGCCTCCGGAGGAACTCTGAAAACGCCCAAAACCGTTTGCAACGGAAGCATTACGCTGGCTCTGGCGGCGTGCCCGCACGGCAGCCGGAACACGGAACGCCAGGGAACGGGAAATGTCATCGTCATCGGGCTGGGGTCCGGTGCGCCGGGCCAGCTCACGCCGGAAGCGGCGGCGGCCATTGACCGTTGCGGCTGCATTGCCGGCTACACCAGGTACCTGGATTTCATCCGGGAACGCATTCACGGGAAAAGAATGATCCAGACCGGAATGATGGGGGAAGTGCCGCGCTGCATGGCCGCGCTGGAAGCAGCGCTGGCGGGGGAAAACGTCTGCATGGTGTGCTCCGGAGATCCCGGCATCCTGGCCATGGCGGGGCTGCTCTATGAATTGCGGAAGGAAAATGAACGCTTTTCCACCGTCGGCATTGACGTGCTGCCAGGAATTACGGCGGCCAATATCTCCGCCTCCGCCCTGGGGGCTCCCCTCCAGAACGGCTTCTGCCTGCTGAGCCTGTCAGACCTGCTGGTGCCTGCGGAGGAAATCCGGGCCAACCTGGAACAAAGCGCCGGAACGGCCCTGCCCGTGGTGCTGTACAACCCCGCCGGGCGCAAGCGCCGCCATCTGCTGGAAGAGGCCCTGGATATTTTCCGGAACAAACGCGGCGGCCAAACCCTGTGCGCCTATGTGAAGCACGCGGGACGCCCCGCCCAGCAGAAATGGGTGGGCACGCTGGCGGAATTCCCGCTGGAGGACGTGGACATGTCCACACTGGTGCTCCTGGGAGGCCCCCGGACCATCAGGGACGGCGGCGTGCTCTTTGAACGGAGGGGCTACGCCGACAAATACGGAATATCCTGA
- the cbiD gene encoding cobalt-precorrin-5B (C(1))-methyltransferase CbiD yields the protein MSTPLRQPLRKGFSTGANAAAAITAAWRTLNGENTREAIPLLFPDGETRTLPLAASEPGFSRIIKDGGDDPDCTHGAVMEARVRAVVPEEAAPEDYLLSVRGATLILRSAGGIGLCTLPGLDCEQHKWAINEGPRRMIADNLARSGMREGCWLAEISVRDGEKLAGKTLNPLLGVVGGISILGTSGIVRPYSHEAYIATIRICVRSTRLSGFDKAVFCTGGRTAALAKSLLPEYPSISFICIGDFIAESLQSAVEQGMAEAVVACMPGKLCKYAAGFSNTHAHKVAQDMQLFLRTAERHAALTEEARRSIPACSSVRQALALVPEEARLSLYRDLAAEARRQFQRHAPGLPVRFLISGFSGNLLLDLPPCLP from the coding sequence GGAAAGGATTTTCCACCGGGGCCAATGCCGCCGCCGCCATCACGGCCGCGTGGAGGACGCTGAACGGAGAGAACACCAGGGAAGCCATTCCCCTGCTTTTCCCGGACGGGGAGACGAGAACGCTGCCGCTGGCGGCCAGTGAGCCGGGATTTTCCCGAATTATCAAGGACGGAGGGGATGACCCGGACTGCACCCACGGAGCCGTGATGGAGGCGCGCGTCCGGGCGGTCGTTCCGGAAGAAGCCGCCCCGGAGGATTACCTCCTGTCCGTCCGCGGGGCAACCCTTATCCTGCGCTCCGCCGGGGGCATAGGCCTGTGCACGCTGCCGGGCCTGGATTGCGAGCAGCACAAATGGGCCATCAACGAGGGGCCGCGGCGCATGATTGCGGACAACCTGGCCCGCTCCGGCATGCGGGAAGGCTGCTGGCTGGCGGAAATCTCCGTCCGGGACGGGGAAAAGCTTGCCGGGAAAACGCTCAACCCCCTGCTGGGCGTGGTGGGGGGAATCTCCATTTTAGGCACCAGCGGCATCGTACGCCCGTACAGCCATGAAGCCTACATCGCCACCATCCGCATTTGCGTGCGCTCCACCCGGCTCTCCGGCTTTGACAAGGCGGTGTTCTGCACGGGGGGAAGGACAGCCGCGCTGGCCAAGTCCCTTCTGCCGGAGTACCCCTCCATTTCCTTCATCTGCATTGGCGATTTCATTGCGGAAAGCCTTCAAAGCGCAGTAGAACAGGGCATGGCGGAGGCCGTGGTGGCCTGCATGCCGGGCAAGCTCTGCAAGTACGCCGCCGGGTTCTCCAACACGCACGCCCACAAGGTAGCGCAAGACATGCAGCTCTTTCTCCGCACGGCGGAACGCCATGCCGCGCTGACGGAAGAAGCGCGGCGGAGCATTCCGGCCTGTTCCTCCGTACGCCAGGCGCTGGCGCTGGTTCCGGAAGAGGCCCGCCTTTCCCTGTACCGGGACCTGGCCGCGGAAGCCCGCCGGCAGTTCCAGCGCCACGCGCCCGGCCTTCCCGTCCGTTTCCTGATCTCCGGTTTTTCCGGCAACCTTCTTCTTGATCTACCTCCATGCCTCCCCTGA
- a CDS encoding cobyrinate a,c-diamide synthase yields the protein MNKPFHAFCIASTQSGGGKTTVSLALMAALCGRGFRVQAFKCGPDYIDPSFHRQATGQPSFNLDTWMMGKTGVRSQWARHASCADIAICEGVMGLFDARTPESLEGSTADCALTLGLPVLLVVQARGMAGSIAAVVRGFSQHHPGLNIAGVIANGVGSATHADLLRRALAHYGLPPLVAALPRNAEWTLPERQLGLVPAEEEARQQSWFRRLAEAVEKHVNWELLMDITEIPRPAPLKASVPSAPARGRLAVARDNAFCFYYEDNLERLRQMGWEITCFSPLEDTALPEGTGAIYLGGGYPETFASRLERNEAMRNAILDFARSGGEIFAECGGYMYLCHELVLPDGTIRKMCGVIDGTARMGEKLRSLGYREAVMETEAPFGQHFTRIRGHEFHWSFIELNRPYPPLYTVRGKDGRLNAEGVADGNVKAGYIHLYWGQENPDAPQPPQPRQGRVILLNGASSAGKSTLARTLRRLMGEDSMIFSMDDYLAMSRGRHENALDAVRKSGLPFIESFHAAIAEAARKGALVIVDHVIGESARWIRDLLNRLNGIPCALVKVDCREDILQERERNRTDRTPDPAHAERQHGSIHRHFPHDFSIDTSEATPRKCALELMGQLPPEFRMAQK from the coding sequence ATGAACAAGCCCTTTCACGCCTTCTGCATTGCCTCCACCCAGTCCGGCGGCGGCAAAACAACGGTGTCCCTGGCCCTGATGGCGGCCCTCTGCGGCCGGGGCTTCCGCGTGCAGGCCTTCAAATGCGGACCGGATTACATTGACCCGTCCTTCCACCGCCAGGCTACGGGCCAGCCCTCCTTTAACCTGGACACGTGGATGATGGGGAAAACCGGGGTGCGGTCCCAGTGGGCGCGGCACGCCTCCTGCGCGGACATCGCCATCTGCGAGGGGGTCATGGGCCTCTTTGACGCCCGGACGCCGGAAAGCCTGGAAGGAAGCACGGCGGACTGCGCCCTCACGCTTGGCCTGCCCGTCCTGCTGGTGGTTCAGGCGCGCGGCATGGCGGGCTCCATTGCCGCCGTCGTCCGCGGTTTTTCCCAGCACCATCCCGGCCTGAACATCGCGGGAGTTATTGCCAACGGCGTGGGAAGCGCCACGCACGCGGACCTTCTGCGCCGGGCGCTGGCCCATTACGGCCTGCCGCCGCTGGTGGCGGCGCTGCCCAGAAACGCGGAATGGACGCTCCCGGAACGGCAACTGGGCCTTGTTCCCGCGGAAGAGGAGGCCCGGCAGCAATCCTGGTTCCGCCGGCTGGCGGAAGCAGTGGAAAAGCATGTCAACTGGGAACTGCTAATGGACATCACGGAAATTCCCCGCCCCGCTCCCCTGAAAGCCTCCGTGCCGTCCGCCCCTGCCCGCGGGCGCCTGGCCGTGGCGCGGGACAACGCCTTCTGCTTTTACTATGAGGACAATCTGGAACGGCTGAGGCAGATGGGCTGGGAAATTACCTGCTTTTCTCCGCTGGAAGACACCGCCCTGCCGGAAGGAACCGGGGCCATTTATCTGGGGGGCGGCTATCCGGAAACCTTCGCAAGCCGCCTGGAACGTAATGAGGCCATGCGGAACGCCATCCTGGATTTTGCCCGGAGCGGCGGAGAAATCTTTGCCGAATGCGGCGGGTACATGTACCTGTGCCACGAGCTGGTGCTTCCGGACGGGACAATCAGGAAGATGTGCGGAGTCATTGACGGGACGGCGCGGATGGGAGAAAAGCTCCGTTCCCTGGGGTACCGGGAAGCCGTGATGGAAACGGAAGCCCCGTTCGGCCAGCATTTCACCCGCATCCGCGGCCATGAATTCCACTGGTCTTTCATTGAACTGAACCGCCCCTACCCGCCCCTTTACACGGTCAGGGGAAAGGATGGACGCCTGAACGCGGAAGGCGTGGCGGACGGCAATGTGAAGGCCGGCTACATTCACCTGTACTGGGGGCAGGAAAACCCGGACGCCCCGCAGCCGCCCCAGCCACGGCAGGGGCGCGTCATCCTGCTCAACGGGGCCTCCAGCGCGGGAAAAAGCACGCTGGCCCGGACCCTGCGCCGCCTGATGGGGGAAGATTCCATGATCTTTTCCATGGACGACTACCTGGCCATGAGCCGGGGAAGGCATGAAAACGCCCTGGACGCCGTCCGGAAATCCGGACTCCCCTTCATCGAGTCCTTCCATGCCGCCATTGCGGAAGCCGCGCGGAAAGGCGCCCTGGTCATTGTGGACCACGTCATCGGCGAATCCGCCCGCTGGATCCGGGACCTGCTGAACCGCCTGAACGGCATTCCCTGCGCCCTTGTCAAGGTGGACTGCCGGGAAGACATCCTGCAGGAACGCGAGCGGAACCGTACCGACCGTACTCCGGACCCGGCCCATGCGGAGCGCCAGCACGGAAGCATCCACCGGCACTTTCCGCATGATTTCTCCATAGACACCTCGGAAGCCACGCCCCGGAAATGCGCCCTGGAGCTCATGGGACAGCTGCCGCCGGAATTCAGGATGGCGCAGAAATGA
- the cobO gene encoding cob(I)yrinic acid a,c-diamide adenosyltransferase — translation MKDSRILVLTGPGKGKTTSAFGMALRALGHGGKVVVVQFIKHDGSYGEVVALRQFPNAEVVCSGQGFTGRARDEESRERHASAARDGWRVARQRLEDDSVGIVILDEIFYPLNYGFIPVAEVVDALKKIAAGKVVVLTGRDAPEEIVAVADTVSRIECVKHAFQQGIKAQRNVEF, via the coding sequence ATGAAAGATTCCCGCATTCTCGTTCTGACCGGCCCCGGCAAGGGAAAGACCACTTCCGCCTTCGGCATGGCCCTGCGCGCGCTGGGGCATGGCGGCAAGGTGGTCGTGGTTCAGTTTATCAAGCACGACGGTTCCTATGGGGAGGTGGTGGCCCTCCGGCAGTTTCCGAATGCGGAGGTAGTGTGTTCCGGACAAGGATTTACGGGGCGCGCCAGGGATGAAGAGTCCCGTGAACGCCATGCTTCCGCCGCCCGGGATGGCTGGCGGGTGGCCCGGCAGAGACTGGAGGACGATTCCGTGGGCATCGTGATTCTGGACGAGATTTTTTACCCCCTGAATTACGGCTTCATCCCCGTTGCGGAAGTCGTGGATGCCTTGAAGAAAATTGCCGCCGGAAAGGTCGTCGTCCTGACGGGCCGGGATGCGCCGGAGGAAATTGTCGCCGTGGCTGATACCGTAAGCCGGATTGAATGCGTGAAGCATGCCTTTCAGCAGGGAATCAAGGCTCAGAGGAATGTTGAGTTTTAA
- the cbiT gene encoding precorrin-6Y C5,15-methyltransferase (decarboxylating) subunit CbiT, giving the protein MPPLTVFSCGIGPLHPSPALLDKLAEAQSLYASAALLKECPPCNARRIPIGKNAREQAREALEEARQGGNVVVLASGDALFHGMGGTLQSLACDEDRLEFIPAPTAFQALFHRLGMPWDRARCFSAHSTEEVPWGDILAQPLPVLYGGHPLTACRLAGEAVQFHPPAAERSAVAAECLGTPGERILKGTLAELAREECAPTSVLLLLPDERSGAAPILPLGLPADFYEKENNLITAEEVRAVILSKLRLPAWGVLWDVGAGSGSIGLEAAALRPGLSVYGLERQNSRLELIRRNSRKLGCVNYACMQGEAPEALAALPAPDRVFIGGGGGALESILQACFNALNPGGLLAASAVTTESEHLLYGWNAAARTGMFSLDIASESSIAGTYHHLRHGNRITLFTYSRA; this is encoded by the coding sequence ATGCCTCCCCTGACCGTTTTTTCCTGCGGCATAGGCCCGCTTCACCCCTCCCCGGCCCTGCTGGACAAACTGGCAGAGGCGCAGAGCCTGTACGCTTCCGCCGCCCTGCTGAAGGAGTGCCCGCCCTGCAACGCACGGCGCATCCCCATCGGCAAGAATGCGCGGGAACAGGCGCGGGAAGCGCTGGAAGAGGCCCGGCAGGGAGGAAACGTAGTGGTACTGGCTTCCGGAGACGCCCTGTTCCACGGAATGGGAGGCACGCTCCAATCCCTGGCCTGTGATGAAGACCGGCTGGAATTCATCCCGGCCCCCACCGCGTTCCAGGCCCTGTTCCACCGCCTGGGCATGCCGTGGGACCGCGCACGGTGCTTCAGCGCGCACAGCACGGAAGAGGTCCCGTGGGGGGACATTCTGGCCCAGCCGCTCCCCGTCCTTTACGGCGGGCATCCACTTACCGCGTGCCGCCTGGCCGGTGAGGCCGTCCAATTCCACCCCCCGGCGGCCGAACGTTCCGCCGTGGCGGCGGAATGCCTGGGAACTCCCGGGGAACGCATCCTGAAAGGAACCCTGGCGGAACTGGCACGGGAGGAATGCGCCCCCACTTCCGTGCTCCTGCTGCTGCCGGACGAACGTTCCGGAGCCGCGCCCATTCTGCCGCTGGGCCTGCCTGCGGATTTTTATGAAAAGGAGAACAACCTGATTACGGCGGAGGAAGTGCGGGCGGTCATCCTGTCCAAACTGCGCCTTCCCGCCTGGGGCGTGCTGTGGGACGTGGGCGCCGGAAGCGGCTCCATTGGCCTGGAAGCCGCCGCCCTGCGCCCCGGACTTTCCGTGTACGGGCTGGAACGGCAGAATTCCCGCCTGGAACTGATCCGCCGGAACAGCCGGAAACTGGGTTGTGTGAATTACGCCTGCATGCAGGGAGAAGCACCGGAAGCCCTGGCTGCCCTGCCCGCGCCGGACCGCGTTTTCATAGGAGGCGGGGGAGGCGCGCTTGAATCCATCCTCCAGGCGTGTTTTAACGCCCTGAACCCCGGCGGCCTTCTGGCGGCCTCCGCCGTGACCACGGAAAGCGAGCACCTTCTTTACGGCTGGAACGCCGCCGCACGCACCGGCATGTTCTCCCTGGACATCGCCTCCGAATCTTCCATTGCCGGAACCTACCACCATCTGCGGCACGGCAACCGCATCACTCTTTTCACTTATTCCCGCGCATGA